The genomic stretch AACAGCAAATTTCACAGACAAGGTTCACACATTATTCAGGTACAcaatcataaactactaactGGATTTAAATTCGGATTCAATTATTAATTGGAACTAAACCACACCTTAGGAACTTCATtggattcaaattcaaaatccacTTCGCTCTGCTTCAGCTGACAATCTGAAGTTGAatcatccattatcttcaaaacgatttcagaAATAATGGAAAAcgagaaaaacaaagaaagagaagagagagaaactTACGTAAACAGCGAAGGAGAAGGGAGAGAAAAACGTACGAAAGAGATCgaaaagagaaggcaagaaaaCACAGAAAGGATTCAAAAAAAGAAACGAAATCCTttcgaaaaagaaaattatatattCACGCGTTGATTGATTGAAAAATCTGTTAAGGAAGCGTGTGAAATATACGTGCCATAAGAGACGCATTTTAGGGATAAGAAATATTGAgaacttgtaagacttgtatAATAAAAAAGTTTGTATGTGGAAATTAATTCATCTTTTTATTATGTCTGCCATGCAACAACCGTTGAATGTTACTTAGAGGTCTCACTATTTTATAAATTGTAAATGAAAAAGTTAAGAATTAAATTTGACGTTGTATAAATTCTGTTAAAGAAAAAATTCTAGCAGAACAAAGGAAAGCCTAGACTCCTTTTgcctatacaaaaatattactAAATGGCTAAAtccatttaaaatttaattaagtttttcGTGCTACGCATATGTGTGACACTCACTAACCTAGTCCCTCACTAATAATAGATAATTCATAAATTGATTCCATACAGCACAGTTTTTTTTAATCAGGGTGGTTCATCAGAATTattatttgttgattgttgaataGGATTAGAAAATTATTAGCCAGCCTAATACTTAATAAACGGTTAAACACAGAGATCCAAACAGAGtacattaaaaattttgacctAAAATGAATACCTACCATACTTCTAATTAGAAAAATCTACACATCTTTTTTCACTTGCAATTGCAAGTTTTGACTAAAAGCTATTTTagtaaaaacataaaaataaaaataaaaaacttattatcttattaatcttttcttataataatataattaggatTTTAGTAACAAGTGTATTACAAAGGGTAGTATGGTAAATTTAAACCAAGACCTCTGAGTTTCAAGCAGATCTGTCCGTCTAATCCAGTCATTGACACTATTGGGCGCTCCAATACTGTCTGTATGTTCTGTTGAAATTCCAATTATGCCCTCAATAATTTCCAATATTTGCAATATAAACAGAAAAGATGAAACTCCATTTGGTTTGTCAGTTGTCACGCAGAAAAAAACCCGCACTGGAATTTGGAGCAAAAGGAGAAATCTTTGGATTCTCTCTCTTCATTTCTCTTTGCAACTCTCATccctcttcttctacttcttctgaAGGCATTGCTTTTCCCTTTGTAGCTCTTTCTGTAACTCACTCTTTTTTTCTGAGTCCTAAAGTCTAACAAAGCttcattttcaataaaaaaaagctTGTCTTTTTGtctgtttgtttgttttttttttttcactgaaCCCCATTTTGGGTTGTATTTGTTCAacccctttttctttttcttcttttaaaattCCTTTGTTGAGAACCCTTTTGTGGTTGGCCACTGATCTCAGAAAAAAACCCAAAGTTTCTGCTTTTTTAGTCTTAGGCTCTTAGCTTCTGTGATTGGTGTTTTTTAGTGTTGCAAAGAAACAATGAACTCTTCAACAAAGTTGGATTCAGCTGTGTTTCAGCTCACACCCACAAGAACCAGGTAATAATAGTATCACTCCAATTCATCAATGGTTTGCATGTTGAgtttcttttcatttttgtcATTTTTCACCTCAAAGAAGCAAACTTGGCACTAATAAAGGATTGAATTTGGGTTATGGAATGGTGAACCTTTCGTAGGCATTCTTTGTTTTTTTGTATTAAGACATTTGCTAGTTTCTGAACCGGAATAGTTCATTAAAGGTGCAATTTCTTTAGCTTATTTAGTTATTTCCTTATTTGGAGTGTGGTTCAGTTTAGTTTTACTCTCAAGCgagttaacttttttttttttttaattggagcCACTATGGTTTGGCCTTTTTGCAACATGAGTATAACATTCCAGTttagatttgattaaaaaacTCTAATGTGCTAAAATTTGAAGTTCTATGGGTGTCTAAGTATGGTTGTTTGGAATTGGTAATTTTTTTAGTGCCAATACCGAGGCTTAAGGAAGGTGGATTAACTCTGAGAAACCCTGTTTTGTGTTTGCTTTCCATTTTTGTATCCCTGATTGATTCATCTTAAAGCTCGATTTAATTGAGAATGTAGTAGTATCTGTAGCCTTACTTGTGGTTTTGATGCATTACCCTCTGTGCTGTTCTGTAAATCAGGTTTGACTTGGTTATAAATGTGAAggaaaagaaggagaaaataGCATCGGGCTTGCTACATCCGTTTCTATCTCACTTGAAGGCTGCTCAGGATCAGATGGCCAAGGGTGGTTATTCAATTGTTCTTGAGCCTGATGGTAGCCGCGATGTCACATGGTTTACCAAGGGAACTGTCGAAAGGTTTGACTTTTTAACTCTCGGTTTATAATTGCGGTCTGTATTTCTTGGAAGTTgaatttattttaagtttgCTTCTTAGACAATGTCATCGCCTATTCACAAGTATGGATCTCAATTGTTGCCTTTTTTGTGATCTTTATGCTTAAATTCTTGTTATGTCTCTGTTTAGTCTTTCGAAACAAAAGATATGCGCTGGGAAATTGGCAGTGAAGTCATCCTTTGGGGGACTTAAAAGTTTTCTCTTTTAGAAATGTTTTCTAGGTTACATTTTAGGTTTGTACAAATTTACCTGTATAAACTTATTTCTCTGCTTTTTCTAGGTTTGTCCGTTTTGTGAGCACTCCTGAGATATTAGAACGTGTGTATACTACAGAATCTGAAATCTTACAAATTGAAGAGGCAATTGCAATTCAAGGAAACAATTGCATAGGGATTAGCACTGTAAGTAAATATATATCATATTCTATGATTTTTTTTACCGCACCAAAAGACTATTTCTTCAACAATCATACATTTCTGCAGGCGGAAGAAAATCAAGTAAAACATGTAGAAAACACTGAAGCCACACCTGAAAGAACAAGTAAGTTTATTGCAAAATATCACTCTGCACAGAATTGAACAATTATATATTTGGTAAAATGTCTGCTAAGATTAATAATTGTCTACAACTGAGGAATCTTGCTTCTTTACATAGGCCGAAAGACTGTGCAGGATACCAATGAGGAGAGAGCAATAGTCCTTTACAAGGTTAGTGGTCTTTCATACCTCCAATAATTTATTATTAGGTTGATTATGCTCTATTCACATTTCACTGTCCGTGGTTATGTCCCAGCCTGATGCAGAGCCACCTGCAGCAAATGGAAGCATCACTGCATCAGAAGAAAACTCAAAGTAAGTGCCGATTTTCTATCCTTCGATTTTTTCCCTCAACTATGAGCACCTCAGGTAGAAGTTTCAAGTTTTAATTAAGGCTGTTTATGATTAAATAAAAGATGTATGCACCTGTCCTTAGCATACTTAAATATGCCAGCCATTGCAGTTATTTCTAATTCGGGcaaccttttctttttttctaaaCAGAATAGACAAACTCTGTTGGCAATAAGTCGGAAAAAGAATTTTAGGGTGAATCTTATATTAGCTTGGCCATAACTTGATTTTTCGATGTATAATTCTGTATTGCAAGCAGCATGTTGGAAAGCGTATCTCTCTTTGGGATAAGTAATCTAATTTAGGGATCACTGCATGCAAAAAGACACAGTCTATAAATACATCTATGATAGTGTGAAACTGTTAGGATAGCTGTTTCTACTTTGTTAGCTTGTCTTATACTTTATATTAAAGTTTGTCTTATTCATTGAGTTTCCTTGCACTTTGTAAAACAGAATTTTAAAACCTATTTTGTGTTCGCTTCTATGACATATTATATTAGAGCCCATCTTCTGAAAGTCCTAGAGTCCCGTAAATCAGTGCTGCAGAAAGAGCAAGGCATGGCATTTGCACGTGCTGTTGCTGCTGGTTTCGACATTGATCATATGCCAGCCTTAGTCTCATTTGCTGAATGCTTTGGAGCATCGCGCTTATTGTAAGAAAAGCTTTTCTTTTGTAGGCTATTTTGACCTTTTGTATTGGTTGGTAAATTCTTTGGTTCTTCACTCATTTACCTGGTGTTAATTTCATCACGTGTTAGGGATGCATGCTCAAAATATAGAGATCTATGGAAAAGAAAACACGAAACTGGACAGTGGCTTGAAATTGGAGCTGCTGAAATGATGTCCAATCACTCGGACGTCCCTGCAAATACATCAAACATCACATTTCCCATTATGGCCTCTACACCGCATACTGAGTCAGACTCGGGGAATAATGGGAAAGCGAATTCAGGTGCCTATCAATTCCAACATACTGTAAACTTGTAAATATACGGATTTATCATCAGTAGTTTAGAAAATCATAATATcgtattattcatatcttttctAACATGCCCAAATGCATATGTCTTGACAATTTTGTTTGCACATTTTCAGATGTTCCTCCAATGGGTCAACCATCTCTAAGTCCTGGGGATAATAGTCAAGGTCAATTCCCGCACCCTATGTTTCCTCCATGGCCTGTCCATTCTCCCCTGGGTGCTGTACCTGTCTTTCCACCATATCCGGTTCAAGGTATACCCTACTACCAAGCTTATCCTGGAAACAGTCCATATATGCAGCCAAATTATTCACCTATGGAGGAGCCAAGATTTGCTTCTGGTCAAAACATGAGGCACAGAAGGCATTCCATGGATAGTAGACACAGCAATACTGAATCAGAAACATGGGATGTAGAAacctcaaaatcaaggttgcaGGATGAAGCAGATATGGATAGGGATGGTTCACAGAGTAGAGATCGACAGAAGGGTAGCCGATCAGGCAGAAAGAAATCTGGAATGGTGGTCATTCGGAACATCAATTACATAACAAAGGCTGAAAATTCTTCTGGCAGTGAATCATATTCAAATTCTGGCTCAGAAATAGATGAAGGCCAAGATGCTCAGGAATCTGTGGACACCTTGAAAAGAAGGGACAGAAGTGAATCTGCGAAGAGGTTGAACTTGACAGATAAGGAAGTAGACCATGGGAATGATGCAGATGGAGGACACTGGCAAGCATTCCAAAGTTGTTTATTGAGAGATGCTGATGACGATAGACATGCCATAGACCAAGAACAATTTGATCTGCCAAACGCGAATTCCATGAGAAGAAAGAAacatgttgtaggtgatgatcCTTTGGTTTCTAGTGAGCGAGATATGCATGAACTTCAAGGCAGTGGTTCTATGGATATGCATAGCATTAGCAAAGGATTGACCCTCAAGCCTAGGGCATCTGGTGATGATTTATCATTGTCTGTGAAGGAAGGGCATTCTAGTGATGGCAGGTCTATAGATGTACAATCTTTAGAAGCAAATGGAATAAGGCGTGGTTATAGGACTGTTGGAAATGATGATTTCATAGTCCCAAAACATGAAGGTCACTTTGATAATTCACATCCTTCCTCGGATATGGAAGCAGTCAGTGGACTAGGTTATTCAAACAATAAAATGGAAAGGAAGTTGTTTCATGATATGAATGATGACTCCTACATAGTGGACCATAGGTCGGTTGCAGTCAATGATGTGGGACATGATGAGAGAAATGCTATTGACATGGACTCTGAGTTTCCAACGTCGCATCTAAAGGAAGAAAAATCATCTAATGGGATAAATTATGAGCCAGATGAATTGAGCATGATGCCTGAACGTGGAGCGGAAATGGTGTCAATGAGTTATGACCCTGCTTTAGACTATGAAATGATGGCCGAGGCTGAAGGTCCTTCTTTGCAAGATAAGAATAACAAAGGGGTCGTGACTGAAGAATCTGCGAAGCCAGATAAAGAGCAGAAATCAAAAGTTACTCCAAATAGTTCTGATAAGATTAAGGCTGTTGGGCCAATCAGGAGAGGGAAGCCTTCTAAACCGAGTCCTTTGGACGAGGCGCGAGCCCGTGCTGATAGATTGAGAAACTATAAAGCTGATCTCCAAAAGATGAAGAAAGAAAAGGTACTCATTTCTTTTCATGTTGTTCACTTGTTCAAGGTTACTCATCTGTCATTCAACTCTATTCATTTCTGTTTATTGATAATAACTAGGAAGAAGAGGAGATAAAACGCCTAGAAGCTTTAAAGCTAGAGAGGCAAAAGAGAATTGCTGCCAAGAGTGGCACAGTTACAACAAAGTCACCGGTAACCAAGAAACAATTACCGGCAAAACTTTCACCAAGCTCTCATAAAGGATCAAAATTTAGTGATTCGGAACCAGGACCATCCTCACCCCTTCAAAGATTCCCCGTCCGAACTGCTTCTGCTGGATCTAGTGATTACTCAAAAGTCTCCAGAACCAGCAAATTGAATACCAGAAGCCAGTCGTCTGAAAACAAACTAAGCCGATCGGTGTCTTCTTTGCCTGAATCTAAGCCTGAGAAGGGTGAAGGTACAACAGATACTAAGGCATCGATGGCGCGGATTAGAAGATTATCAGAACCTAAAATGAGCACCGTCCGTCAGACTTCCTCAGCTAAACCACATAACGCCGGGACAATATCAAAGACTAAATCCGTTGATGGACCTGAGAGCAAAAAGATTTCGGCTATAGTG from Arachis stenosperma cultivar V10309 chromosome 9, arast.V10309.gnm1.PFL2, whole genome shotgun sequence encodes the following:
- the LOC130950473 gene encoding COP1-interacting protein 7 — protein: MNSSTKLDSAVFQLTPTRTRFDLVINVKEKKEKIASGLLHPFLSHLKAAQDQMAKGGYSIVLEPDGSRDVTWFTKGTVERFVRFVSTPEILERVYTTESEILQIEEAIAIQGNNCIGISTAEENQVKHVENTEATPERTSRKTVQDTNEERAIVLYKPDAEPPAANGSITASEENSKAHLLKVLESRKSVLQKEQGMAFARAVAAGFDIDHMPALVSFAECFGASRLLDACSKYRDLWKRKHETGQWLEIGAAEMMSNHSDVPANTSNITFPIMASTPHTESDSGNNGKANSDVPPMGQPSLSPGDNSQGQFPHPMFPPWPVHSPLGAVPVFPPYPVQGIPYYQAYPGNSPYMQPNYSPMEEPRFASGQNMRHRRHSMDSRHSNTESETWDVETSKSRLQDEADMDRDGSQSRDRQKGSRSGRKKSGMVVIRNINYITKAENSSGSESYSNSGSEIDEGQDAQESVDTLKRRDRSESAKRLNLTDKEVDHGNDADGGHWQAFQSCLLRDADDDRHAIDQEQFDLPNANSMRRKKHVVGDDPLVSSERDMHELQGSGSMDMHSISKGLTLKPRASGDDLSLSVKEGHSSDGRSIDVQSLEANGIRRGYRTVGNDDFIVPKHEGHFDNSHPSSDMEAVSGLGYSNNKMERKLFHDMNDDSYIVDHRSVAVNDVGHDERNAIDMDSEFPTSHLKEEKSSNGINYEPDELSMMPERGAEMVSMSYDPALDYEMMAEAEGPSLQDKNNKGVVTEESAKPDKEQKSKVTPNSSDKIKAVGPIRRGKPSKPSPLDEARARADRLRNYKADLQKMKKEKEEEEIKRLEALKLERQKRIAAKSGTVTTKSPVTKKQLPAKLSPSSHKGSKFSDSEPGPSSPLQRFPVRTASAGSSDYSKVSRTSKLNTRSQSSENKLSRSVSSLPESKPEKGEGTTDTKASMARIRRLSEPKMSTVRQTSSAKPHNAGTISKTKSVDGPESKKISAIVSYDKSKTAALPELKIRTSAASDDVQNKSSVKEKAQKSNGNKPSVNSDSTLAKKNETQTSPSKDLDDNPVVEKTVVMLECEKPCAPAIHKSEEKTETLKKQYDNEDMKEKCEPATRYVAIRAPVSPPSMDMTDIATSGSQSHLPHASTGVKLHDKEKEHSKSFNISVAEETYQAPYARVSSLEDPSTRNTEYGKAVPTVLEATAIGGESVKAHVSEARNSTLEKIPEAVEKPQVKESSKGFRRLLKFGKKSHSSANSGHNIDSDNASNDGAEADQIGTNGSSIEVHTLKNLISQDETPTTSSTQQKSSRSFSLLSPFRSKNSDKKINMA